The region CATCATTAACAATAAATTGCATTTATTAACTAGTAATAAACTAATCACTCAAATGCATGATCATCAAAGTTAGTTTTACCAAATATCAACGGAAAAGCAGGCAATTGTAGTGGCTTGTCGGGTGCGCCCACGAGAAATAGGGTTCCGGTAACTTTGAGCAATTCTAAGATAGGCAATAGAGCATGGTCTGCTGATACAGTGTCCAGAATAAAATCTAAACTTCTCTTTCCAGCCTGtcaaaaaaatcataatttaTATTTATATGTTCAAATTCATAAATTATATTTTAGACCACATAAAAAGTGTCACAATCAGATCCATATATTACTCTCCACTGATATGTAAAGTTACAAACCTGCAATTGTTGGGGGTTAGTGCTGATTATGAAATCATCAGCTCCCAGACGTTTCTTAGCTTCGGCTTCTTTGGAAGGAGAAGTGCTTATGACAGTAACATGGTGACCAAAAGCTTTCGCAAATTTAACAGCCATGTGACCAAGTCCTCCCAAACCAACCACACCGATTCTTTTCCCAGCTGTTGATACAAGATTATGGTCTTTCAAAGGACTGAAAACTGTTATTCCAGCACACAGTAATGGTGCTGCTGCATCCATTGGTAAGCTATCCGGAATGTGTACTACATATCTTCACATCAAAATTTCATAATCTTTAGTCAAGGTAAAATTTCATATTAAATATTACTACTATTTATTTTAAAATGTTTCCTTTAATAGCCAACATTTTTTACCGTCTCTATTTTTTATGTTTACTATAAAATTGTAATTTAAAAATGGAGCATAAATAGAATAAGAAAAGATTCGGAATCTGTCTCTATTAGAAGacaatttatttatttatttttggcCGGACAATAGTATTTAAAAAAGAGACGTGACTACTCAATAAACCACACTAATAACAATAAATGATAACATCTTCAACAACAACTGCGGTGGACTTAAAAACCAGGTTTATGTTCACAAATTTGTACAATGATATAAATAGTAACATAGTGTGACTATTAACAATAAATGATTGTTAACAGTGATCATGGATAATGTAAAATAAAATTGgttaaaaaataattaataaacaAAAGTGATTAATAGACGCTTATAGGTATTAAAAATAACtttttatcataaaaaaaaataataaataaaatataaaaaattagTTAATAAAAAAATACCTGTAATCTACCACCAACATTTGTGAGTAGCCACCATATGTAATGCTACCATCCCAGAAAATTCCATTGTAAACAAACTGCAATTTTTCACAGTAATTTTCTTGATCTGTTTTGCAAAACTCACAATCCAAACATGAAGCAGCCAAACACCCCACACCAACTCTCTCTCCTTCTTTGAATCCTGATACATCACTCCCAACCTTTGTGATAACCCCTGTTATCTCATGCCTATACATAAAATACAATCAAAATCGTCCTATAAATGATAaatcaataaataataatatCATTTGAGTAGTGGTCCTAAGATCTAACTCAACCGATGAATATCGATATTGTCTGTGTGAGTTTACGGTGGTTATTACCCGGGAACAACCGGGTACATAGTAATGCCCCAATCATCTTTAGCATGATGAATATCAGTGTGACAAATTCCGCAATACAAAATCTTGATAGTTACATCAGTAACACCATTCTCTCTGCAACAAATTAAAAAGTTGTTAgtttcaatttaaaaaaaaaaaggtACTAGTGGAATATAGCATATGAAAAATTGATTATTACCTTCTTTTGAAGGTGTATGGAGTAATCTTGCCAGAAGAATCATGAGCTGCCCAACCAGAAACAGTTTGAGTGTGATTTGGTGTTGTTTGAGCCATGGATATGAGTGAGAAACAGTTGAAATGTGAATGAAATGTAATGAAAGCAAAAGGGTTGTTGGTTGGAATTGGATTGAAATCTTCACATTTATAGAGAAAGGAAACAAGTAGTTAAGTGTGtgtttgcttttattttttttattttttttaaagaataaAAGTGAGTAAGGACCCAACTAATTTTAACATATTTAGATTATATTCTTTTTTATACAATAACTGTTTCTAAATACATTTTAGTGTGTGTGTAAAAAATTTAATCGAAAAAAAATTACTTTCTAAGCCAATAGGGTTTCCTGAAAATTCTTCACTGCTGAAAAAAAGTTTTTAAAGAAAAACAGTACAAATTTGGTACTTATAAAATATAAGATAGAAAAAATCATTGTTAGAAAATGAATTTATGTCGCATTACCAAACACACACTGTACTCATATAATCCGTTAGTGGTAGATTAATTGCTTTGTCTACATATACCTAAAATAGTGGTCAAATTAATACTTTATCCAACTCCATCTAATTCTAATAACTGCTATATTTAATTCTTTCGATTTTTTTTACGGAAATCTTCGATCTTAGGAATTTTTACATGTATttgaagttttttttttaaaataaccatattttttaatttaaacaTTAAAATAACCTATTTTTTATATCAATTATCAAAATAACaatatttaattatttatgcACAAGTTGAATTGGTGTATTTGATTGTTAATAAAAGGAGACGTCATACCCATTGACACATGCATGCATTGCAAATGAGAATAGGCACCATAGGGATGAACGCATGCATGTCTTTAAGTCAGATGCATTGGCACATGCATGTATTGCAAATGAGAATAGGCACCATGGGGATGGACGCATGCATGTCTTGAAGTCAGATGCATTGGCGCAATGCATACTATGCACTAATGCATGTGGCGCATCAGTGTATGCGCCAATGTATGTGGCGTATGCACTAtgaatgttttttttttaattttatgttttatatttataattaattaaattaaatacttaaatgaaaaataatattataatataaaattaaaatacaTAAATTGACAAGAAAATCAGTAACTCGCCCGATAGAAATGCTTTTTGTTCCACATCCAGGCGCGTTAGcttgtcttcgaggtctcccacgatttccCTGAGGTGTATGGAATATTTGTGTGCTGACATAATACAATGGTGGCTGGTGTAAAGGTCTGGTGGAAGGTCCAATAATATTTAATAGATTTGCCATGATTTCCCTAAGGTGTATGGACTATTTGTGTGCTGACATGATACAATGGTGGTTGGTGTGAAGGTCTGGTGGAAGGTCCAATTGTATTTAATagatttgtcatcatttctcTCCAATAGTTGGGGGTTGTCCTAACGTTGAATTGTGTGAATCATCTAGGTTATAGACTGTTGTGGTGACTGTGTATGGTTGTTATTGGTTAGGATTTGATTCCTGATTTTGATtttgggtgtgtggcatgaattggtTGTGAGGTTTGATGTTTggtgtcgtaccccaaaattttctctACGATTTTCATTCTTCACTCAACCTTTAATTTAAAGATTCATCGGTATTCATTCATATTAAACATCATCTCATAAACATCATAGATTCAAAAATTTTGAATAACGAAAACTTGGCTTGGCATGAAGTTTGTGTCATTTGCTCATCCTTAGGGCAAAACCATAATTCTTTAATCCTTGATCTTTGGTTCAAGAAGATATCTTGACATAGCATGACATTAAAATCCTACATCTTTATACTTATAGATCGTGTGACTGGCATCAAGGCATTGGAAATCCTAATTGTGGTTCATAGCATTGGTGCACAACTTGTGTTGATCATTTCCTTGGTTAGAGATTCTGGGTCCATATTTGGTTTCGAACTTTGACCTAGCTAACTCTAGCTTATGGCAGTATAGGCTTGATCCAAGATGTGCTTTTATTCATACTTCGGTCTCATTTCATCATCTTCGTGGTCTCTTGACCACTACTCGGGTCAAATCTCATTTCATTGTTTCCATGGTATTGCAAGGCTCAATTTTATATATTTCTAGTCAAATCATTCAAATTTTCATGTGGAGTCACACTTGGTCATTTCATAAATGGCCCATAATCATCTAATTGTTTTTTATCAAATTTGCAAATTTTAAATTAATTCAAATTTATTTTTGGGAtttcaaattaatttttaaaaattcaaaataagtTTAGAAATTCAATTGATTTTGTAAATTCGAGTTCGCTTtagaaattcaaattgattttaGCAATCCaaataatttttgaaattcaaatGGATCTTAGAAAATTGGATCATTGGTGGTTTTACTTTTATTAATCACATTCGTTCATCATTCATGGTATAATTAAAAATTCAGTACGATCAGGTCCAAACGAGATAGGCACATGATTCAAACATTCATACAAGTATTTACACTCTCAAAGTCCATAATTTCTCATTAAAACCTTTCTTTCAGTTCAAATTCCATTTATAACATTTAATTCAAAACTCATAGTCATCAATCCCTCCATATTCAATTTAAGATATATTTCCAACAAATCAATTCACATTAACTACACCCAAACTCATCTTTTCAATTTTGTACCAGTCGTACCCAAAATTTATCCTCGGCTTTTCACTTTTCATCTGACCCGTGATTTAAAATTCATTTGTATTCATGCATCATTAatatgcatcatgcattcatgTTAATATAAATATCTATAGATTTAAAGTTGGTGATTGATTCAAACCCTACTCAGGAGGAGTTTTAATCTTGATATGCCGTGCGGCTTGATTTGTCACTCTGTGCTTAGAAATCCCTAATCCACGTCTCTTGGTTGACTGaggtcaattgttgactttttggtcaaccagttgaccaaagttaACTATTCACCCCCAAGTCCATATTATCTCGACTTTGGTAACATCGATCATCTCTATGCACGTTCGATTCACTTCGTTATATCCAaaattgattctaattttaaattaatttcaattgattttaattggattttgaattcttttatttcatttttaagtgacttttattttcaagttggttttaattaatttttaattgcAAATTAATTATGgaatttcatttttaattgattgttgaattaattttaatttttttaaaataactttAATATCAATTTGGTTCTAACCTCAATTTAATTCCAATTGGACTTTCAATTTCAAATTAATTTCCATCTTAGATTTTGATGGGGTTTTGGAATTTTAAGTTTgattttgattgtttttaatcCCATTGGATTAATTCTAACCTCAAGTGAATTTTGGGATTTTTAATgtgattttaattgattttttattttcaatttaattttaattgatttttaattttaaattgattaatttCAAATTACTTGTGgaatttcaatttaatttttaatcgatttttaaattgattttaattttaaaattgattttaattttaaattaatcgattttaatttcaattgaatttttaattgatttttatatcaaattgattttaattttaaactatttgattttgaacttcaaatgaaTTTTAGACTTTACAAATTAATTCTAAATTAATTTTTGAACTATCTTTTATTTTAGAAATTGTATTTGCATTTAAACCTCAAATTCATTATCCACATTCAATCTAATATCCCATTAACCATTCATTACTTTTCATTAATCCAAACAATTCAATTCATTACATCCCACGTTCAATAAAATTGATTCATCTTTCAATTCTATTTTACATTCAAACTTCGATTCATTTTCTTTAAACTATAACTATTTCTTTTAACATTTCTTTCCAAATTAATTTTCAATTCAATTTGCACTTTTAAAATACGTTTCAACCTATATTTCAATTTTGggtttttttacaaaaaaaaataacccacttttttTAAAGAAAACTCCCAAAATATCcctagtttcaaaaaaaatctcaaactacctcacttttaggaggagtcgtcaattgaattggagactcctcttaaaacttgaatggagaCGCCAATTcgattggctagggcaggtgccctagccaatccaattggcgcccctgtgtaggttttaagaggagtcgccgattcaattggagactcctcctaaaatgcattttttgtgttataaatagatgtgttgtgtgagtaattattccacatctcatataatcatttggcaatcatgtttggtgttcgtcgccgatacggaaaggtgatttatgcgagagacaaacctcaaatgctgatgttgttttggaacatcactacgttggatcaactgaagagggagttggttcgttggttagatgggaaaataacagaaggggaaaaaatcagaagtattgagagacttgacagtatctttggttgaGTGCGAATGAAGATTGATAAGGATGTTAGGAAAATGATGTTCGGTCGAaacgacatcaatttgattgttcTAATCAGTTAGAAATATATATGTTTTCAGATGGTTTGTgctgatgtttgttgtgaacctcgttgtaacaaaaacttaatgatatataatgattgaaggttacagaaatacaatgttacaaaatgcttaagacctagatgatgctcctcgattgggacagttgttcttgttgtgtcctggttgacgacagatactacataatcttgtcattttatctgtggaatccatctctgttctgatacgtgtgctgtttggccttcctttcttctttctacgcatctcgtcattgtgtcaaacaatatcaccttcatatggaggccagtaatcctccattggtagtactgagaagctttgagtatatacattcatgacggtgttggccttgtacacatcagataaatggctgtaagcgtcttgacgagtataagaGCATGCTGttatgacatgggagcaaggtatgcagaaggcctggaattttccacaatcgcaccaacttctgtttagtctaacatcgtaggctaaatttggtctcccctcgttgtggtccattgtttcctggacgctgaaattttgcctatgacggtcaaagactgttacagcgtgtgtgctagctttgatgctctcctctttcatgaccttcatgcaacactcgctgaatacttgcccggacattaacaccgcactccatctttcacctctggttgtgaacatagaagccaacctataataggttgatcttaccaaggcggttatcagcagatttcgaattcctttgaataccccgttcatgcattccacaatgtttgttgtcatgtggccccatcgacaacctctgtcaaatgtTCTTGTCCACTGCTttactggtatgttatttatccatctccctgcgtcttcattagacagtctaatttcatcacgataatattgaaatgacggttgagttagagcatacccagcattcaccaccttcttgcgaagattcttatcttttatagcacgcatgaagttttgtgcaatgtgtctgatacagtagacatgggtagaaggaggatcatgtcatccattgtcatggttgttgtaggcactctcaatggcagcatgtctatcagaaatcaaacagagattggcttatggagccacatgcgttttgagatgtcgaagaaagaaaccccatccaccagccgtttcaccttcaacaagagcaaaggcaatgggaaagacattgttgttgctgtcttgtgcaaccgccatgagcaaagtacccttgtattttccgtataaccaagtgccatcaatttgaataataggtttgcagaatgcgaaacctttgatgcacaagtcaaatgcccaaaagagacagtgaaagattctattacctgtagcacaggttccgtctggcatcgtcgctggcaatgtctccataattgccacagtttctggaacatatgtttttagtgcccataaaaaccgtggcaattccttgtatgaatcctcccagttgccgaaaacttgttcaacaacctttgtcctcgcaatccaggctttcttgtaagatggagtataattatatgttgttctgatatgggatataattatacttACCTTCACTGATGGATCTTTATTAACCAATGGaagaatgtcttgacatatcaaatCTGCGCTTAGTTTGCGatgatcttgttcaacgttagttgcaatgcaactgtgcggtgggtctattgaagTGATCTCCCAATagtcgtttttcttcttgtaagacgcagccaaacgaaacttacaaagcatgttacgacattcgataacataccttctagaatcagtgtgtttcactgtaaagtcagtagagttgttcatgtggaattttttgattgccagaacacattcttctttggtacgaaacatgtctcccacctttaattcgccttctgatctcagatacggattatagaaaacactgttggatgtttcatcgtcgtgaagatccatatttttcatatgttgaggcggattatatacatgagtaggaggtattggtggtggttgatcatcatcttcatcgtcgttgttcaacatgtgatcaacctgtatctcggtttcctcttcttcttcatcaacgacgtccacttctgcttctacttctgggttgacgtcatctgaccattgtcgatcatcttcaccagattcatcctgaccggttagttgagactgttaagatggtatacatggttgaagagtaatgtacaactcaatacaattgcagcctgaatgttcatgactaacaaacatgtattcaacatcttcattgtcttgtaccttaagggggaaatacttgcattgactattctcaaaaaatattggattttgatatgtgatcttttacacaatacccgatcctatacaggattgtatttttttttcaaatgcaagaaggttgcatttctcttgatcgtgagtctaatggtatcggtgtttcgaaaacaaaagccatatagctcagactcgtatgtttcaccgttgcagtgaatgttgacactgtataatgatgaagatgacattgtgcagatgaaaactattttattactgcagatgaatgtgagtgaagtgtcttggatgttgatagtaagacacttaaatagaggagtgaagtgtctcacatgctagctagttcggagtgacgtgtcgcacatgcaagctactccgaaatgacgtgtcgcacatgcaagctactccaaaatgatgtgtcaaccatgcaagtgaaggagaattgccatccaaggcgcagcggaatataaaaatttctcctttaatgatccttacgaatgagcatgatcagtgatagaatcgttacctcttgtggagattcaaacctttggtgcagatctctgacaatgatcaacctttgatacagatccacggggcgatcacgaacgttgaacgatgacaacgtctctactcagtccacacgaacggattccttcaatcgcagtgctagctgtttgtgagtgaaggctttgagtgagagagagagatacgaaattccaactcttcagttgtgttgtctgaagtgtgaatgcttctacccaaggggttctatttatagaaccacttgtgtgggcttcaagccaaaaagcccacttaagtgcattttggcccatatctcagaatatgccaaaatcacttaagtatttggtactttaccatatttcgtattcttcttaagtacaccgtaccttacgatgttccttaattattctatctctcatcaatccgtcctttgtgtgtgaccctataggttttcgcggcgttggcaattatattaaatcatgcatttaacataataaacagtgagcggtatctagcaacacatcactgctacccaagtcacgaaaatgtcatgtgatctgacaaaacctcctgtgataataattatgtgtataattacccctttgcccttatgtctatattgaacacaaggtatagaccatgtcacccttgtccagttcaatattgggcccatagacatttatcctgttaagcaggattggcaaattccatctaggacactcatgtccctcagcatgcttcgtggagtacctatcaactgcctttatggttatccagttacggacaacgttggatcagcaataaagcactcgactctacatctaggatccatagtggtttcaggtcgaagagtggtatacactattatcaccatgagaataacttatgacactttgcataactttctatatagtattctcatagcgggtcaatccagtatgaatattactcttaatattcatacctatgtttaagacttgataactctttatccatgatccatgagacgtgatcatcagtctacaaacataatagtctccatgctttaatgttatcccatttcataataaagcttgactacggacattttaagaatagtgtccttatgtttaatgtgatctcatgattaagtcatacttgatacattaaatggactatctattccagggactttattaaacaaacataataaagaaaaatgcctttttattattaataaataattcgatacaagtaccaaaagtattggcctctagggcttacaccaacaatctcccactagcactagagccaattagacatatccctaatgcccatagatctagtatggccatcatgcttctgctgcgcaagaggctttgtcagtggatcagcaatattgtcgagtgtaggtactctacatattttcacatctcctctatctattatctctcgaatgaggtgataacgcctaagtatgtgtttggatcgttggtgagatctaggctccttagcttgtgcgatagcaccattgttatcacaatagagaccaatgggatccacaatgctaggaactatgtcaagttcactaacgaactttttgatccaaacagcttcctttgctgcacttgaggcagcaatatactcggcctcggttgtagaatcagcaactgtatcttgctttgaacttttccagctcacagcgccaccgtttaagcaaaacacataaccagattgcgatctaaagtcatccttatctgtctggaagctagcatcagtgtaaccaattacagccaactcttcctgacctccatatatcaagaatgattccttagtccttctcaagtacttaaggatattcttaacagctacccaatgggcatcaccaggatcagattggtacctactcgttgtacttaaagcatacgagacatctggtcgagtacataacatggcatacatgatagatcctattgcagatgcatatggaatcttattcatgtgttccctttcttccttagttgaaggggattgtgtttttgatagacacaggccatgttgcataggtatgaatcctttcttggaatcatgcatattaaagcgtctcagcactttgtctatgtatgtactctgacttaggccaagcagtttttgtgatctatctctatagattctgattcctaatatataggctgcttcacctaggtccttcatagaaaagcatttccccaaccaagtctttacttgttgcagggtagggacatcgtttccaatgagtaatatgtcatctacatataataccaggaacacgatcatgctcccactaaccttcttgtagacacaaggctcatcttcgttcttaatgaatccatattgttttaccgtttcatcaaaacgaagattccagcttctggaagcttgcttcaatccatagattgatctttgtagcttacatatcttatgggcttcttctggtatgtcaaatccttcaggttgtgtcatgtacacatcctcaagaagattcccattaaggaaagcagttttgacatccatttgccatatttcataatcatgatatgcagcgatagcaagtaaaattcgaatagatttaagcattgcaactggtgaaaaggtttcatcatagtcaacgccatgaatttgtttatatccttttgcaaccagtcttgccttataggtatgtaccttgccatccatgtcagtcttctttttgaagacccacttgcatcctataggattaactcctacaggagattctaccaagttccaaacttggttcgtgtacatggaatctatttcggatttcatggcctctagccacttctcagactcgggaccagttatggcctcttggtaggtcacaggctcatcttgatccatgagtaatacatcaccttgatctgttatgagatatccatatctttcaggtaggtgacgtatcctgcttgacctacgctggtcttgttctacttgagcaggttgttcttccacaactacttgtgtttcctgctctaattcctccataggtgtatcaatgctttgcgattcttgaatttcttcaagctctactttcctcccactggttcctttggaaataaaatccttttctaggaaaactccagttcgagcgacaaacactttgccctcagaaggattgtagaagtaatatcctcttgtttctttaggataccccacaaataagcattggtcagatttgggctcaagcttagttgaaatttgtcgtttcacataaacttcgcaaccccaaatcttcatgtaagacatatgtggtctcttaccactccatatctcatatggtgttttatcaacctttttggatggaacacggttaagtgtgtaagctgctgtcaatagcgcatgtccccaaaaggagtttggaagatcggcgtgactcatcatggatcggaccatgtccaacagggttcgatttcttctctcagatacaccattccattggggtgttccaggaggagtaagttgggatagtatcccacactcttttagatggtcatcaaactctaggcttaaatactcaccacctcgatctgatcgaagagttttaatattct is a window of Lathyrus oleraceus cultivar Zhongwan6 chromosome 6, CAAS_Psat_ZW6_1.0, whole genome shotgun sequence DNA encoding:
- the LOC127093440 gene encoding probable cinnamyl alcohol dehydrogenase 6, which gives rise to MAQTTPNHTQTVSGWAAHDSSGKITPYTFKRRENGVTDVTIKILYCGICHTDIHHAKDDWGITMYPVVPGHEITGVITKVGSDVSGFKEGERVGVGCLAASCLDCEFCKTDQENYCEKLQFVYNGIFWDGSITYGGYSQMLVVDYRYVVHIPDSLPMDAAAPLLCAGITVFSPLKDHNLVSTAGKRIGVVGLGGLGHMAVKFAKAFGHHVTVISTSPSKEAEAKKRLGADDFIISTNPQQLQAGKRSLDFILDTVSADHALLPILELLKVTGTLFLVGAPDKPLQLPAFPLIFGKRSIKGGIIGGIKETQEMLDVCGKLNITCDIELIKADTINEAFARLLKNDVRYRFVIDIADAFATTKHV